GCCCACTCCACGGCCAGAGAACTGACCAGGCTCAGCACCGCCGCCTTGGCCGCGCCGTAGGCGGCCGTACCGGGGGAAGGACGCAGCGCGCTGATGCTGCCGATGCATACAATCACACCGCCGCCGTCCTGCTGCTGCATCACGGCATTGGCGGCCTGCGAGGCATGCAGGGTCGAGAAGAGATTCAGGCGCAGCACGCTTTCGTGAAAGCGCGGCGACACCGTGGCGGCATCGACATGGGGAGCGCCGCCGGCGTTGTTGACGAGAACGTCCAGACGACCATGGCGACGCTGCACCTGATCGACCATGTCCTTGACGGCCTGGGCCTCGCGCACATCGCAGGCAATGAAGTCTGCGCTGCGCCCATTGATGCTTGGCAACGCTTCGGGTTGCTGACGGCCGCACACGACCACCGTGGCTCCTGCCGCGAGAAACGCTTGGGCAATGCCCTTGCCGATGCCCTTGGTGCCGCCAGTGACCAGCACCACCTTGTCTTGAAAGTTGTTGTTCGTGTCCATGCCTGCCAATTTAGGTTTCGGCACCAGCAGCAGATACGTCCAAAAGGACGATGTTGGTCCATCCCTTGAAAACGACCATCGTCCCTGTTCAACTCCCTGGGAATCCTTATGTCGGCAACGCTTTCCGCTATTGAAAACATGGACACCGCGCAGCGAGAGCTACTGGTTCGGCACCAGGACCATGGCGTGGCCATCGTTCAGCTCAACCGCCCCGAGGCAACGAATGCGCTGAGTCTTTCTCTGCAGGCAGCGCTGTCCAGAACCTTCGCGGAGCTGAGCGCAGACGCCAGCGTGCGCTGCATCGTTCTGACTGGCGGCGACAAGGTGTTTGCGGCAGGCGGGGACATCAGGAGCATGGACTCCTGCGGCCCCATAGAGATCATGAAGCGCCACACGGAGCGCGTCTGGGCCCCCATTGAGAAATGCCCCAAACCCATCATTGCAGCGGTCTGCGGCTATGCCTTTGGCGGCGGGGCCGAGCTGGCCATGCATTGCGACATCATCATTGCCGGGCAAGGGGCCAGCTTTGCACAGCCCGAGATTCGCATCGGCATCATGCCCGGTATCGGCGGCACCCAGCGACTGGTGCGCGCCGTGGGCAAGTTCCAGGCCATGCGCATTCTGCTGACGGGCAAACCCGTCAGCGCCGACGAAGCCTATGCCATGGGTCTGGTCAGCCTAGTCTGTGCAGACGATCAGGTAATCCCTGAGGCGCTGAAAATGGCGAAGCTGATTGCCAATATGCCCCCACTGGCCGTGGAACAGATCAAGGAAGTGGTGATTGCCGGCATGGACGCATCGCTGGACGCCGCCCTGATGCTGGAGCGCAAGGCCAACCAGATTCTGTTTGCGACCCGCGACCAGAAGGAAGGCATGAATGCGTTCATTGAGAAACGCCAGCCAGTGTTCAAGGGGGAGTGAACGCATCAAGCCAGCGCCGCAACAGGGCCGCAACATCGCCTGGCTTGAGGCCGGTGCAGCAGCTCGAAGGTCTCAGGCAGCCCTCGGTCATTGCGCATGCAGCCACTGGCAAAGCTTGACCACAAAGGCTGCGACTCCACATGCACATGCTTTTGCTTGAGCGCCGAAAAAGGCGAGTCCAGCGTGCCCAGTGCAATGCATATCCAGTCGGCCCAGTCACCGGCCTGCCTGGACCAGAACAGGGATGAGCCGCAGTGCGGGCAAAACTGCCTGTGCACGGAAGCTGACGATGCGTAGGACTTGATGTCGCCCTGCCCTGAGACTATGCACAAATCCTTGCGCGGCACGGCGCCATAGCTCGCGAACGCGGAGCCATGGCTTTTGCGGCATTGCCCGCAATGGCAATGCGTCACGGCCCTGAGCGGCGACCGCAGCCTGTAGCCGACTCTTGCACATAAACAGCTTCCCAGATAGCTCTCGGGCACGACTCAGTCTCCAGATCCTCTGTCCCAAAACGGGGCCGCAGGCATCACCTCTGCCGCTGCGTACCTGCATACCCGATGCCGCTCACCCCGAGAAATCCGGATGGAGTCCTCAAGATTGATACGCGCTCAGAGCATCATGCCACCAGAGACTTCAATGCGCTGGCCCGTGACCCAGTTGTTGCCATCGGCAAGCAAGGCGGCAACCGCGGCGCCCACATCGTCGGGGCGCCCCGCCCGGCCCATGGCGGTCAGGCCGCTGATATGGGCATTGAGCTGTGCGTTGTCGCGCACCACGCCGCCACCGAAATCCGTCTCTATGGCGCCAGGGGCAATGGTGTTCACGGCGATGCCGCGTGCTCCCAGCTCCTTGGCCAGATAGCGCGTCATCACCTCAATGCCGCCCTTCATCACCGCGTAGGCGGCATAGCCG
This window of the Comamonas testosteroni genome carries:
- a CDS encoding SDR family oxidoreductase is translated as MDTNNNFQDKVVLVTGGTKGIGKGIAQAFLAAGATVVVCGRQQPEALPSINGRSADFIACDVREAQAVKDMVDQVQRRHGRLDVLVNNAGGAPHVDAATVSPRFHESVLRLNLFSTLHASQAANAVMQQQDGGGVIVCIGSISALRPSPGTAAYGAAKAAVLSLVSSLAVEWAPKVRVVAVSPGLVRTEQSHLHFGDEAGIASVAQTIPAGRLAEPEDIANACLYVASQSASYMSGTNLLLHGGGERPAFLSASNSESVPQKH
- a CDS encoding enoyl-CoA hydratase, with the protein product MSATLSAIENMDTAQRELLVRHQDHGVAIVQLNRPEATNALSLSLQAALSRTFAELSADASVRCIVLTGGDKVFAAGGDIRSMDSCGPIEIMKRHTERVWAPIEKCPKPIIAAVCGYAFGGGAELAMHCDIIIAGQGASFAQPEIRIGIMPGIGGTQRLVRAVGKFQAMRILLTGKPVSADEAYAMGLVSLVCADDQVIPEALKMAKLIANMPPLAVEQIKEVVIAGMDASLDAALMLERKANQILFATRDQKEGMNAFIEKRQPVFKGE
- a CDS encoding GFA family protein, encoding MPESYLGSCLCARVGYRLRSPLRAVTHCHCGQCRKSHGSAFASYGAVPRKDLCIVSGQGDIKSYASSASVHRQFCPHCGSSLFWSRQAGDWADWICIALGTLDSPFSALKQKHVHVESQPLWSSFASGCMRNDRGLPETFELLHRPQARRCCGPVAALA